In Brevundimonas sp. SGAir0440, one DNA window encodes the following:
- a CDS encoding YadA-like family protein, which produces MHTRPTTDRRPSISSATLATRLLVAAVYALGVIAPLGLFTVAGPARAQTSIVDVCTGVALPRSAVTEIMRPVITGIATPLETSINGLLSVLAPRLNLNATTLLNNAASGQDIRLGVLDVNGNVVNAPDACINQADAFTLADEQGISIGGNRITGLGSGGAVAIAGELNSIAFGNGALTAATAVDAIALGREAEILGGASGSIALGADASVAVANSLALGANSAALRGALANYAALGLSTPQTSVGEVSFGAVGAERQLTNIAAGSALTDAVNVGQLQGVSTSLQALADLAVTYDDATAATLTLGGTGGTRITNLSPGLLALGSADAVTGGQLFGLGSSLAAEIGGSTVFNPATSTIDIGLTYDGVIYGSVQEALDAIFTTPGGGTPFLSVNSSLGGALAGGLNSTAVGPAASASADNSVALGASSTADRGALIGYAALGLDAVQTSAGEVSIGVAGGERQLTNVAAGSALTDAVNVGQLLGVSDDLQALADIAVAYDDPTASSLTLAGIGGTVIANVAAGDLSAGSTQAVNGDQLFATNTQVGLNTTAITNLTTDLGVLSDTAVMYDDLLAGRVTLAGVDGTVIGNVAAGALSATSTEAVNGSQLFATNTQVGINTTAITNLTTDLGALSDTAVMYDDLLAGRVTLAGVDGTVIGNVAAGTLSSTSTEAVNGAQLFATNAQVRINTNAITNLTTNLGELSDTAVMYDDLLAGRVTLAGVDGTVIGNVAAGALSATSSEAVNGAQLFATNTQVGINTTAIADIAAVSALAVVYDDPSFDTLTLAGAAGTTISNVAAGNLSAGSTDAVNGAQLFATNAQVADNTADIITNTTAITTITNNLNNGAIGVVQYSNAANPTVPNGGVATNDVTLVGALTDPVGLHNVAAGLIASGSADAVNGGQAFALGQSLATSFGGGSIFNPLTNTLDVAIIYQGVQYASIQAFLNALSAAPVGGGSSVYLAVNSNLAPATAQGQDGVAVGPEAQANADNSIALGAGSVADRAAQTDYAALGVTGLQSSVGSVSFGSAGAERQLTNIAAGTAATDAVNVAQLQGVSDRVDALAGTAVSYDTTTRDTLTLAGANGTTITNVAAGQVNATSTDAVNGSQLHATNTQVALNTTAITNLTNNIANGSLGPVQYSDSDDPETPNGGVRSDDLTLVGASGGAVGLHNVANGRIAAGSTDAVNGGQIYELAFAATNAVQYDTDANGARTNSITFQGGDVSAPVTLNNVAAGAVTATSTQAVNGSQLFQTNQAVATAQATADNALALGQNSLQYADQGQTRVVLGRSNGPAVTVSNVAAGVADTDAVNMLQLRESMNEAIQQSNTYTDMRLAAVNYNVQEVRKLAFAGTAGALAAAGMPQIAERGKSMFAVGYGTYEGQSAMAMGYSRALGDGSMVFRAGATFDTQNHVGANAGIGWRF; this is translated from the coding sequence ATGCACACCCGCCCGACGACCGACCGACGGCCGTCTATCAGCAGCGCCACTTTGGCCACGCGCCTGCTGGTCGCCGCCGTCTACGCCCTGGGCGTGATCGCCCCCTTGGGTCTTTTCACCGTGGCCGGCCCCGCTAGGGCGCAGACGAGCATCGTCGATGTGTGCACAGGCGTGGCCCTGCCGCGCTCAGCGGTGACGGAGATCATGCGCCCGGTGATCACCGGGATCGCCACCCCTCTGGAGACGTCGATCAACGGTCTGCTCTCGGTCCTCGCGCCGCGTCTCAATCTGAACGCGACCACCCTTCTGAACAACGCGGCCAGCGGTCAGGATATTCGCTTGGGCGTCCTCGATGTGAACGGCAATGTCGTCAATGCGCCGGACGCCTGCATCAATCAGGCCGACGCCTTCACCCTGGCGGACGAGCAGGGGATTTCGATCGGTGGCAATCGCATCACCGGCTTGGGATCCGGCGGCGCCGTGGCCATCGCCGGCGAACTGAACTCCATCGCCTTTGGCAACGGCGCCCTGACGGCCGCCACGGCGGTCGATGCGATTGCGCTCGGCCGCGAAGCGGAGATTCTGGGCGGGGCCTCGGGCTCCATCGCTCTGGGCGCGGACGCGTCCGTGGCGGTCGCCAACAGCCTGGCCCTCGGCGCCAACAGCGCCGCCCTGCGCGGCGCCTTGGCGAACTATGCCGCCCTGGGGCTTTCGACGCCGCAGACCTCCGTTGGCGAGGTGTCCTTCGGCGCGGTCGGAGCGGAGCGCCAACTGACCAACATCGCGGCCGGTTCGGCTTTGACCGACGCGGTCAATGTCGGTCAGCTTCAGGGCGTCTCCACGAGCCTTCAGGCCCTGGCAGACCTGGCCGTCACCTATGACGACGCCACGGCCGCCACCCTGACCTTGGGCGGGACAGGAGGCACGCGCATCACCAATCTTTCGCCGGGCCTTCTGGCCCTCGGCTCCGCCGACGCCGTCACCGGCGGCCAGCTGTTCGGCTTGGGCTCGAGCCTGGCGGCCGAGATCGGCGGCAGCACCGTTTTCAACCCCGCCACCAGCACGATCGACATCGGCCTCACCTATGACGGTGTCATCTACGGCAGCGTCCAGGAGGCGCTGGACGCTATCTTCACGACACCCGGCGGCGGGACGCCCTTCCTGTCGGTAAACTCTAGCCTCGGCGGCGCCTTGGCCGGCGGACTGAACTCGACCGCCGTCGGCCCCGCCGCCTCAGCCAGCGCCGACAACAGCGTCGCCCTGGGCGCATCCAGCACGGCCGACCGGGGAGCCCTGATCGGCTATGCCGCCCTCGGCTTGGATGCGGTTCAGACGTCGGCGGGCGAGGTCTCGATCGGGGTTGCGGGCGGCGAGCGTCAGCTGACGAACGTCGCGGCCGGCTCGGCTCTCACCGACGCGGTCAATGTCGGCCAGCTGTTGGGCGTCTCCGATGACCTGCAGGCCCTGGCCGACATCGCCGTCGCCTATGACGACCCCACGGCGTCCAGCCTGACGCTGGCCGGCATCGGCGGCACGGTCATCGCCAATGTGGCGGCGGGCGACCTCAGCGCCGGCTCCACCCAGGCCGTCAACGGCGACCAGCTGTTCGCCACAAACACCCAGGTCGGCTTGAACACCACAGCCATCACCAACCTCACGACGGACCTCGGCGTCCTGTCCGACACGGCGGTCATGTATGACGATTTGCTGGCCGGTCGCGTGACCCTGGCTGGCGTAGACGGCACCGTGATCGGCAATGTCGCCGCCGGCGCCCTGTCGGCGACGTCGACCGAGGCCGTCAACGGATCTCAGCTTTTCGCCACCAACACTCAGGTCGGCATCAACACCACGGCGATCACCAATCTTACGACCGACCTCGGCGCCCTGTCCGACACGGCCGTGATGTATGATGATCTGCTGGCCGGTCGCGTGACCCTGGCCGGCGTCGATGGCACCGTCATCGGCAATGTCGCCGCCGGCACCCTGTCGTCCACGTCCACAGAAGCCGTCAATGGCGCCCAGCTGTTCGCCACAAATGCCCAGGTCAGGATCAACACCAATGCCATCACCAATCTGACGACGAACCTTGGCGAACTGTCCGACACCGCCGTCATGTACGACGATCTTCTGGCAGGCCGCGTCACCCTGGCCGGCGTGGACGGCACCGTCATCGGCAACGTCGCCGCCGGCGCGCTTTCGGCGACGTCGAGCGAGGCCGTCAACGGCGCACAGCTGTTCGCCACCAATACCCAGGTGGGCATCAACACGACGGCGATCGCCGACATCGCCGCCGTCTCGGCGCTGGCGGTCGTCTACGACGATCCCAGCTTCGACACCCTGACGCTGGCGGGCGCTGCGGGCACCACGATCAGCAATGTCGCGGCCGGGAACTTGAGCGCGGGCTCGACCGACGCCGTCAACGGCGCCCAGCTGTTCGCGACCAACGCTCAGGTCGCAGACAACACCGCTGACATCATCACCAACACGACGGCCATCACCACCATCACCAACAACCTGAACAATGGCGCGATCGGCGTGGTTCAGTATTCGAACGCCGCAAACCCCACGGTTCCCAACGGCGGCGTGGCGACCAATGACGTGACCCTTGTCGGCGCCCTGACCGATCCGGTCGGTCTGCATAATGTCGCCGCCGGTCTGATCGCCTCGGGGTCCGCCGACGCCGTCAACGGCGGCCAGGCCTTTGCGCTCGGCCAGAGCCTCGCAACCAGCTTCGGCGGCGGCTCGATTTTCAACCCGCTGACCAACACCCTGGACGTCGCCATCATCTACCAAGGCGTCCAATACGCCAGCATCCAGGCCTTCCTGAACGCCCTGTCGGCGGCTCCGGTCGGGGGCGGGTCGAGCGTCTATCTGGCCGTCAATTCGAACCTGGCGCCGGCGACCGCTCAAGGTCAGGACGGCGTCGCCGTCGGCCCAGAAGCCCAGGCCAACGCCGACAACAGCATTGCCCTTGGCGCAGGCAGTGTCGCCGATCGCGCCGCCCAGACCGACTATGCGGCGCTGGGCGTCACGGGCCTTCAATCGTCGGTCGGTTCGGTCTCATTCGGCTCGGCTGGCGCCGAACGGCAGCTGACCAACATCGCTGCGGGCACGGCCGCGACGGACGCCGTCAATGTCGCCCAGTTGCAAGGCGTCTCCGACAGAGTGGACGCCCTGGCCGGGACCGCCGTTTCTTACGACACGACCACCCGCGACACCCTGACTCTGGCCGGCGCCAACGGTACGACCATCACCAATGTCGCCGCAGGACAGGTCAATGCGACCTCGACAGACGCCGTCAACGGATCGCAGCTGCACGCGACCAACACTCAGGTCGCGCTCAACACCACGGCGATCACCAATCTGACGAACAACATCGCCAACGGCAGCCTGGGCCCCGTTCAATATAGCGACAGCGACGACCCCGAGACCCCGAACGGCGGCGTGCGCTCCGACGACCTTACCCTGGTCGGCGCCAGCGGCGGCGCGGTGGGTCTGCACAATGTCGCCAACGGCCGGATCGCCGCCGGCTCGACCGACGCCGTCAACGGCGGCCAGATCTACGAGCTGGCCTTCGCGGCGACCAATGCGGTCCAGTACGACACGGACGCGAATGGTGCACGCACGAACAGCATCACCTTCCAGGGCGGCGACGTCTCGGCGCCGGTGACGCTGAACAATGTCGCGGCCGGCGCGGTGACGGCCACCTCCACGCAAGCCGTCAACGGATCGCAGCTCTTCCAGACCAACCAGGCCGTCGCAACGGCCCAGGCTACGGCCGACAACGCCCTGGCCCTGGGTCAGAACTCGCTCCAGTACGCCGACCAGGGTCAGAC
- a CDS encoding histone deacetylase — translation MYNPGPLPPIVFHPAYSAELPSGHRFPMQKYARLVEVLREEGLIGPEGLWEPEPADYSLLAAVHDPDYVRQVLDARVPPKVERVIGLPITQSVVKRTQTAVGGTLTAARLALRHGLACNTAGGSHHAGPMGGAGFCVFNDIGVAARALIDNGEVGQVLVVDLDVHQGDGTAFIFEHEPRVFTFSMHGEKNFPVRRGPSDLDIDLPDGTGDAAYVARLKAVLPDLLRRVAPDLVFYIAGVDPHESDRLGRLSLSDAGLAERDAYVLETCLAVAPVVGVIGGGYDHDIDRLARRHATLHRAAAQAWRRSLARREA, via the coding sequence ATGTATAATCCAGGCCCCCTCCCCCCGATCGTCTTTCACCCGGCCTACAGCGCCGAACTGCCATCGGGTCATCGCTTTCCGATGCAGAAGTATGCGCGCCTGGTGGAGGTGCTGAGAGAGGAAGGGCTGATCGGACCGGAGGGGCTGTGGGAGCCCGAACCTGCGGACTATTCACTACTCGCCGCCGTGCATGACCCCGACTATGTGCGCCAGGTCCTGGACGCCCGCGTTCCGCCGAAGGTCGAGCGGGTCATCGGCCTGCCCATCACCCAAAGCGTTGTCAAACGCACGCAGACCGCCGTCGGCGGCACGCTGACGGCGGCCCGTCTCGCCCTACGCCATGGCCTCGCCTGCAACACGGCCGGCGGCAGCCATCATGCCGGCCCCATGGGCGGCGCCGGCTTCTGCGTCTTCAACGACATCGGCGTCGCCGCGCGAGCCCTGATCGATAATGGCGAAGTCGGACAGGTCCTGGTCGTCGATCTGGACGTCCATCAGGGCGATGGAACCGCCTTCATCTTCGAGCACGAGCCCCGCGTCTTCACCTTCTCCATGCATGGCGAAAAGAACTTTCCGGTGCGCAGGGGGCCCAGTGATCTGGATATCGACCTGCCCGACGGAACCGGCGACGCAGCCTATGTCGCTAGGCTCAAAGCCGTTCTGCCCGACCTGCTTCGACGCGTTGCGCCGGATCTCGTCTTCTACATCGCCGGCGTCGATCCGCACGAAAGCGACCGGCTTGGGCGGCTGTCGCTGAGCGACGCGGGCTTGGCTGAGCGCGACGCCTATGTGCTGGAAACCTGTCTGGCGGTCGCGCCGGTCGTCGGCGTCATCGGCGGTGGATACGACCACGACATTGATCGTCTGGCGCGCCGCCATGCGACACTCCACCGCGCGGCCGCCCAGGCCTGGCGGCGCAGTCTGGCCCGGCGGGAGGCTTGA
- a CDS encoding response regulator has product MSAVRPQVLVIDDEPQIHRFLAPALDAAGYEPRRADSGQEGLRAIALWSPDAVVLDLGLPDMDGKDVLTRARDFYQGPIIVLSARDREAEKITALDLGANDYVEKPFGVGELLARIRAGLRQGALTPVAGGVVTAGDVVIDLDRRIVTRAGERVKLRPKEYDVLAYLARNAGKVLGHADLLKTIWGAGHADDVQYLRVVVGQLRHKLEADPAQPVLLVTEPGVGYRLAD; this is encoded by the coding sequence ATGTCCGCCGTTCGCCCCCAGGTTCTGGTCATCGACGACGAGCCGCAGATCCACCGCTTTCTGGCCCCCGCCCTGGACGCCGCCGGCTATGAACCGCGCCGCGCCGACAGCGGTCAGGAGGGCCTGCGCGCCATCGCCCTGTGGAGTCCGGACGCCGTAGTTCTGGACCTCGGCCTGCCCGACATGGACGGCAAGGACGTCCTGACGCGGGCGCGCGACTTCTATCAGGGGCCGATCATCGTTCTGTCCGCTCGCGACCGCGAGGCCGAAAAGATCACGGCCCTGGACCTCGGCGCCAACGACTACGTGGAAAAGCCGTTCGGCGTCGGCGAACTGCTGGCCCGCATCCGCGCCGGTCTGCGTCAGGGCGCGCTGACGCCGGTCGCGGGCGGAGTGGTCACGGCCGGCGATGTCGTCATCGACCTGGACCGCCGCATCGTCACCCGCGCCGGCGAGCGGGTGAAGCTGCGCCCCAAGGAATACGACGTCCTGGCCTACCTCGCCCGCAACGCCGGCAAGGTCCTGGGTCACGCCGACCTGCTCAAGACCATCTGGGGCGCCGGCCACGCCGACGACGTGCAGTATCTCCGCGTCGTCGTCGGCCAACTCCGTCACAAGCTCGAGGCCGACCCGGCTCAGCCCGTTCTTCTCGTGACCGAACCGGGCGTAGGCTATCGGCTGGCGGACTGA
- a CDS encoding 2'-5' RNA ligase family protein, whose product MADPAPLIITAALDDGAFDWFDGLRQAHFPRHRNVVPAHLTLFHALPGAQEDFVLETLKSACRRQAPIRLDVRGPWSLGRGVAYRLASADLDRLRGQLADAFSPWLTRQDQAPFRPHITVQNKVEPADAKQLLEQLQLEFEPFDILADGLLVWRYLGGPWEVVDKIPFKGKPTFDD is encoded by the coding sequence GTGGCAGACCCGGCGCCGCTCATCATCACCGCAGCCCTGGACGACGGCGCCTTCGACTGGTTCGACGGCTTGCGCCAGGCGCACTTTCCCCGCCACCGCAACGTCGTCCCGGCCCATCTGACCCTGTTCCACGCCCTCCCCGGCGCGCAGGAAGACTTCGTGTTGGAGACGCTGAAGTCTGCGTGTCGGCGACAGGCGCCCATCCGTCTCGATGTGCGCGGCCCGTGGTCCCTGGGGCGCGGCGTGGCCTACCGCCTGGCGTCCGCCGATCTGGACCGACTGCGTGGACAACTCGCGGATGCCTTTTCGCCCTGGCTGACCCGCCAGGATCAGGCCCCGTTCCGACCGCACATCACGGTCCAGAACAAGGTTGAGCCCGCAGACGCCAAACAGCTGCTTGAGCAGCTTCAGCTAGAGTTCGAGCCGTTCGACATTCTCGCTGACGGCCTGCTCGTCTGGCGCTACCTGGGCGGCCCGTGGGAAGTGGTCGACAAGATCCCGTTCAAGGGCAAACCGACATTTGACGACTAA
- a CDS encoding PAS domain-containing protein, producing MINAMAEGLAKSKETTGVSEDFDRDWMIHAVESMLRQAFPTLIVVRAGASIYFNDACRALLPLSAVQGGVFSEMAPSLSTQLAATVAKAWGGDAGTADDIKIHIDRPEGAREVWVTAAVTPIARNGKVHAVLCVLRDVTEERSLRARLLTAESTLDSLARLAPLLLWRLDSRGVIRWMNERCRTYLGADLRQARTDGWMDWLHPAERDRIIADWGRALTLARPFESRHRLRSADGAYRWFTVQTLPQFDAGGELSGWHSAAVEALDAETIAPERRLLWTVDVSDWTRRFLNIDTQAAWSSDRPSVMAWSDQLAAVLEEDRPAFRAALETLMTGRSTEAAYRVRDKSGSLLSVEDTAFPLIEADGTISRFVGESRIRTQAGRAVLFIDPARRGCQVRRALEREEIRVDVAGALDQTLRTRTGVQTVVYCSDSTVVDILRVTEVVGRELPDTPLVILGDPLATPREIIALHNAGVADLLSYADSDDTNVCAILAHCKLTTIDNDLSLPSRPTKQALARLSRREQEILELAVEGGTSKTIGRALGISPRTVDYHRGKALDKLGLKSVSQAADLFTPAPVRLQRRY from the coding sequence ATGATCAACGCCATGGCCGAAGGGCTTGCGAAATCGAAGGAGACGACAGGTGTCTCAGAAGACTTCGATCGCGACTGGATGATCCACGCCGTCGAGTCGATGCTGCGCCAAGCGTTTCCAACCCTCATTGTCGTCCGCGCCGGGGCGTCCATCTATTTCAACGACGCATGTCGCGCTTTGCTGCCCCTGTCGGCGGTGCAGGGCGGGGTATTCTCTGAAATGGCGCCCTCGTTATCGACGCAACTTGCAGCAACTGTAGCCAAAGCTTGGGGCGGGGATGCAGGAACGGCGGACGATATCAAGATTCATATCGACCGACCCGAGGGTGCTCGAGAGGTGTGGGTGACTGCCGCTGTCACCCCTATTGCTCGAAACGGCAAGGTTCACGCTGTGCTTTGTGTTCTTCGCGACGTCACCGAAGAAAGAAGTCTAAGAGCGCGTCTGCTGACCGCGGAGTCCACTCTCGATTCTTTGGCGAGGCTTGCTCCCCTGTTGCTGTGGCGTTTGGATAGCCGCGGTGTAATCCGATGGATGAATGAGCGGTGTCGGACGTATCTAGGTGCTGATCTGCGCCAAGCGCGGACAGACGGATGGATGGACTGGCTGCACCCCGCTGAGAGAGACCGTATCATCGCCGACTGGGGTCGCGCTCTCACCTTGGCCAGACCCTTCGAAAGCCGGCATCGACTTCGCAGCGCGGACGGCGCTTACCGCTGGTTCACTGTACAGACGCTTCCCCAGTTCGACGCGGGCGGGGAGTTGTCCGGATGGCACTCGGCGGCTGTGGAAGCGCTGGATGCTGAGACAATCGCGCCCGAACGCCGCTTGCTCTGGACCGTCGATGTCTCCGATTGGACTCGTCGCTTCCTCAACATCGACACCCAGGCCGCCTGGTCCAGTGATCGCCCCTCCGTCATGGCTTGGAGCGATCAACTCGCTGCGGTCCTGGAGGAGGATCGCCCCGCGTTCCGGGCCGCACTCGAGACGCTTATGACAGGCAGGTCCACGGAGGCTGCCTATCGTGTGCGTGACAAGAGCGGGAGCCTGCTGTCGGTCGAGGACACGGCCTTCCCGTTGATCGAGGCGGACGGAACCATCAGTCGGTTCGTCGGCGAGTCCCGGATCCGCACCCAAGCTGGCAGGGCGGTTCTGTTCATCGATCCTGCTCGTCGGGGTTGTCAGGTGCGTCGCGCGCTCGAGCGAGAGGAGATTCGCGTGGATGTAGCCGGCGCGCTGGATCAGACGCTCAGGACACGCACCGGCGTCCAAACCGTCGTCTATTGTTCCGACTCGACCGTCGTGGACATTCTGCGAGTGACCGAGGTGGTTGGTCGCGAACTGCCAGATACGCCGCTGGTCATACTGGGGGATCCGCTGGCCACGCCGCGCGAAATTATCGCCCTTCACAACGCTGGGGTCGCAGACCTGCTGTCCTATGCAGATAGCGATGACACCAATGTTTGCGCCATTTTAGCGCACTGCAAATTGACTACAATAGACAATGACTTATCCCTACCTAGTAGACCTACCAAGCAGGCCTTGGCACGGTTGTCCCGCCGTGAACAAGAGATCCTGGAACTGGCGGTTGAAGGCGGTACGTCCAAGACGATCGGACGGGCGTTGGGGATCAGCCCCAGGACCGTGGATTACCATCGCGGCAAGGCGCTTGATAAGCTCGGTTTGAAGTCGGTCAGCCAGGCGGCTGACCTTTTCACCCCCGCTCCGGTCCGACTCCAGCGCCGATACTAA